A stretch of DNA from Mesomycoplasma lagogenitalium:
TATTTATTAGAAATAAATCCATTTAATCAACCGGGAGTTGAAGTTTATAAAAAAAATATGTTTAAAATTTTAGGAAAAAATTAAAAAATATCAATTAATCTCAAAATTTTGAGATTAATTTTTTTATTTTTTTAAAAAATGTATAATGATTTTATGAAAAATTACAAATATTTCTCATATAAAGAACCGCAATTTTTAAATCGTAATAAGCAATGATTACATAAACGTAGACATTTAATTTACTTTTTTTTATTTTTTCTTTGAACAGCATCTTTATTTCTTTTAAGATATTCATATTCTGATAAATTAGATTATAGAATTTCACTATTTTTATTTACTTTTAATATCTGGCTAACATTAATTGTTATCTTTTTAGTTAAACCAAAATTTTCGCGTAGCATATCACTTACAACTTCGTATAAATTGTATTATTTTGAACTAACTGAAATGTTTATTTACAAAATTTTTTATTCAATGGATAAAAGTAAACTTTCATTTACTAAAATTGAATTTTTAGAAAAAGACAAAATAGATAAAATAAATGTTCAAGATAAGGAAAATTATTTTTGAATTAAAATATCTGATAAAAATAATTTTACTGTATTTTTTGGCTCTCACTTAAAGCAAGAAAATAAAAGCATATTATTAATAAATGGAAAGACAATTGAGTTAAATAACTATTTAAATTTAAAAAAAGTTATAGTTCAAACTAAAAGAAAGTTAGAAAATTCTATATTTGAGTCATATTTAGATGAAATTATAATTAACAAAATTCATCTAGTTTTTACAGAAATAAGCACTTTAATAATTGAAAGATCTTACAATTATGAATAATAATAATAATAATAATAATTTAAAATTAAAAAATTACTTTCACGATTTACAAATAGAAAAAGATGAAGGGATATTTAAAAACAACAAGATATTTAAAGAAAGTGAATTTTATAAAAAGACAAAAATAGCATCATTTTTAAAATTTATAAAAATAAAATCTCCTTATTTATTAATTTTGTTTATTTTTACATCCTTTCATTGAACGCTTTTTCCGTTGTTTTATAGTAAAACTAACAGTCAATTATTAATTGTCTGAATTGCTTTTACATCTATTTTTACTTTTGTGTATATATTTTTAATTTTCTTAATTATATGAAAGTGAATCTATTCTATTTTTGTTTTAAGAATCAATAAATTAAAGTTAGACTTGGTGGATATTAATAAAATTATTAATAAACTTTATGAAGTAAACTTTAACGATTTTAATTTAAAAATTAAGGAAATAAATATCGTTTCAAAAGCACAAATTCAAGAAAGTTTTTTAGAAAACACCGAAATAAAAAGTCAATATTTTCTAGAAGTAATTACAAAAGATAGAAAAACACTTTATTGGGACTATTTTTCATTAACAAATAACAACTTATTATTTTATAGTTATGATCATAAAACAATTTCATACTTAAATTTAGATAAAAATATCGATATTTTTAATTATGAAATAATTTCAAAAAATTTTAAAAGAAAAAAAGTTTTTGATCAATTAATAGATTTATTTTTAGAAAAAATCAAATTGTTAAATGATCAACTTTAAACAATTATTAACCAAAGTTCTCCTTTGGTTTTTTGTTTTTTTGTTTTTGAAATAAACAAAAAGCAATTTAAACTATATTAATAATGTTAATTTTATTTAATATTTTTAAATATTAATGTAAAATATAGAAAAATTTAATATAATTTTTTTAATAAATACTAATACTTTCAAGTTATTAATACATTTAAAATAGGAGATATATGGCAAAAATTAATATATTCGCACTTGGTGGTCTTGATGAAAATGGAAAAAATTCTTATGTAATTGAAATTGATGATTCAATTTTTTTAGTCAACGCAGGAACAAAAGTACCTATCAGTTCAACTAATGGTGTTGATACCTTAATACCTGATTTTTCATATTTAGAAAAAAACAAAAATAGAATCAAAGGTGTTTTTATTACCGATGGAAAAAACGAATCATTTTCAGCTCTTCCATGACTTTTAATGAAAATAAAAGGATTGAAAATTTATTGTTCACCATTTACTAAGTTTTTAATTTTAGATCGAATTTCTAAATACAAAATTGGCCATGAAGAATATGAAGTTATTTCAATTACAAGTGAAAAAATCACTTTTAAAGAAACAGAAGTTAAATCAATTTATTTAGCTGGTTCAATAGCAGGGGTTTATGGATATAATTTCGAAACTGAAGATGGTGCGATTTTAATTTTATTAAATTTTATTGTTGGTTCTTTAAATATTTATGGTACAACCAACTTGGAAAAAATTAAAAATTCTGTTGAATCACCCAAAGGGATTCATACATTATTAATCGATTCAGGTAGAGCCAATTATAGAGGTAAAGCAATTGATAAGATCGATGTTACTCCTTTAATAGAAAGTATATTTTATAAAACAGAAAACGATTCTAGAATCATTATTGGTGCAATAGATGAGGAGATGGCATTATTGCAAGAAGTTTTAGATTTAGCATTAAAATATGAACGACCAGTTGCGGTTTACGGTAGAACATATGGACAACTTGTTGATTTAATTAGAAAAATTAAATATGAAGGCAATTTTTTACAAATGCCAGAATTTATTGACTACAAAAATGTTCAAGACCATAAAAATGCAGTTATTTTAGTGACTTCCACTAATGAAAGAATTTATCAAAGATTTTTAAGAATAACAGAAGATAATGATGTTTATTTAAAATTAAATGATAGTGATAAAGTTATTATGATCGCTCCTCCGATTAACGGTCTTGAAGTTTTACATGCACTTACCTTAGATGAAATTGCGAGAATTACTCCTCATGTTGTAGATATTACAGAAAATGAATATTATAGAATTAGACCAGCAAGAGAAGATATTTTTATGACTGTAAAAGAATTAAAACCTCAATATTTTATTCCATTACAAGGTTTATATCGTTATTTAGTTGTTTCTTCTGAAATAGCAGCTTTAGCAGGGGTAAATAGATCTAACACAATTGTCTTGCAAAATGGCAAAATCGCTTCATTTATAGATGGGAAATTATTTTCACAAAAAGGAACTATTAAACAAGTGGGAGAAGTAATTATTGATGGTTTTGGTATAGGCGACATTTCTCCGGAAGTTATTAAAGAAAGAGAAGCATTGGCAAGAGATGGAGTTATTACAATAAATAGTTTAATTGATTATAAAACAAAAAAACTGCAAGGAGAATTGCAAATCGCTTCATCCGGAATAATTTCTAAAGAAAACAAAAATCAAATTCATGAA
This window harbors:
- a CDS encoding ribonuclease J, which encodes MAKINIFALGGLDENGKNSYVIEIDDSIFLVNAGTKVPISSTNGVDTLIPDFSYLEKNKNRIKGVFITDGKNESFSALPWLLMKIKGLKIYCSPFTKFLILDRISKYKIGHEEYEVISITSEKITFKETEVKSIYLAGSIAGVYGYNFETEDGAILILLNFIVGSLNIYGTTNLEKIKNSVESPKGIHTLLIDSGRANYRGKAIDKIDVTPLIESIFYKTENDSRIIIGAIDEEMALLQEVLDLALKYERPVAVYGRTYGQLVDLIRKIKYEGNFLQMPEFIDYKNVQDHKNAVILVTSTNERIYQRFLRITEDNDVYLKLNDSDKVIMIAPPINGLEVLHALTLDEIARITPHVVDITENEYYRIRPAREDIFMTVKELKPQYFIPLQGLYRYLVVSSEIAALAGVNRSNTIVLQNGKIASFIDGKLFSQKGTIKQVGEVIIDGFGIGDISPEVIKEREALARDGVITINSLIDYKTKKLQGELQIASSGIISKENKNQIHEIITSITYQAFLENEKINLKDVQEKIKKQVRKKMFKLYDKEPIVVTVFYEI